CAACAACTTTTCAAAAAAGGTATTAATTCAATTATTTATTATCCAATTCCAATTCATGCACAAATAGCTTACAAAAATAAAAATTTTTCTAGAAAAAAACTTATAAATACAGAGAGAATTTGTACAGAAGTTCTCAGTCTTCCAATGTTCCCTGAAATTTATTATGAAGAACAAGTTTATGTAGCAGATAATATAAATAAAGTTTTAAAAAATTGTATAGATAAAATTCATATTTCTGCGTAAATTGATTTAAATAATCTTTGTTGAATATGGTGATTGACAATAGGCTTTGGGTAATTATTTTTTTCTAAATTAGATATCTCTCCATTTAATAAATCTGAATTTGACAATTTAGATAATTCAGGAATCCAAAATTTTATGTATTCACAAAGAGGATCAAATTTTTTTGCTTGTATATATGGATTAAAAATTCTCAGTGGTTTTGGATCCATACCACTACTTGCGCTCCATTGCCATCCCCCATTATTTGCTGCTAAGTCTCCATCGACCAACATTTCCATGAATTTTTTTTCACCCATTTGCCAACTGCATAGTAGGTCTTTTACCAGAAATGAAGCAACTATCATCCGACATCTGTTATGCATCCAACCAGTACTATTTAGTTGCCGCATTGCAGCATCAACTATAGGTACACCTGTTTCGCCGTTACTCCAAAGCTGAAACCATTCATTATTATTATGCCAGCGAAATTGATGCCATTTTTTTCTATATGGACCCCTCTCTAGTTCTGGGAAATGGAATAAGCAATGTTGATAAAATTCTCGCCAAACAAGTTCTTTTTGCCAAGTTTCTATTGATAAATAATTTTCTTGATTTTTAAAACCTGAATTTAAATTTAATGTGGCGTTCCATACTTTTCTAATGCTTATGGTGCCGAATCTAAGAGATGCGCTTAAAAAAGATGTTCCATTATAGGAAGGCAAATCTCTTGTGGAATTGTAAGAATATATGTTTTTTCCGTTAATAAAGGTTTCTAATAATATTTCTGCACCCTTCTCACCAGGTCTACAGGGACAGATCTTAGATCCAGAAAATTTGATATTTTGAAGAAATTTCTCTAATACCGAATCAGATGACTTTATTTTATGATTATTTTTAAATTTATTATCGATATCTTTAAACTGGAAAGTAAATTTATCTTCATCATATGAACCTAATAAATTCATTTTTGATTTAAGGTTTTTATAAAAAGGACCATAAACTGAATAAGGTTTATGATTTCCTGAAAATATTTTTGAAGGTTCTATTAATAAGTGATCCCAACATTCAATAACTTGAATGTTTATTGCCTTTAAAACTTTTTTTATTTGTAAATCTCGATTAATCTCATAAGGTTCAATTGATTTATTCCAAATAACAAATTTGGCATCTATTGTCTTTGTTAATTGTGGAATAATTGATACTGGATCTCCTTTTAATATAACTAGCCTGCTACCCATTTTTTTCCAATTATTTCCTAATTCTTGAAGCGAATTCCCAAGAAACCAAGCTCTTGAATTTGCATTAAAATCATGTGAATAATTTTTATCTAAGATATAAGTTGAAGTAATAGCATTTGACAATGAAAATGCTTTTATTAAAGCTTGATTATCAAATATTCTTAGATCCTTTCGATGCCATAAAAGTATTCTAGGGTTATTCATAATTCATCTAAAAATTGTCTCGCTCTAAACCAAGCAGTAACAGTTTTTGCGTCAAGCATTTCATCCCCACTTGAAATAAGATTATCTAGTTCCTTGGGATCCAAAATAAGTACTTCTATATCTTCATCTAAATCTCCTTTAACCTCGGACTTTAGTTTGCTTAAATCACGCGCTAGAAATAAATAAATTTCTTCATCTGCATAACCAGGAGCTGGGACAAGAGTTCCTAATTCATCCCATTTGTCAGCACTAAATCCAGTTTCTTCTTGAATTTCTCTTTTAATTGAATTAATAGGTGTTTCACCTATTTCTAATGTTCCTGCTGGAAATTCTAATAAATATCTTGCAACAGCAAATCTATATTGCCGGAGAATTATAACTTTATTATCTTTTGTAATCGGTACAGCTAAAGCAGCACCAGGATGCTTTATGTATCCATATTCACCTTCATGCCCATTTGGTAGTTGAATTCTATTAATTTCAAAACTAAATTTTTTTGACTTTAACTCTGATATTTTTTCTTTAAAAATTGATTTTTTTTTAAGTTTTTTATTGCCCATAATTTTTAAATAAAAATAGCCTAACAGTTATTTTTTGGTTTTGTAAATTAAGTAATAGACCATCTTTGGTTATCAAATTTATTGATTTTTTGGCTTCTACTTAAGATCTCAGATAGTGGGGTAATAACAAAATTACGATTCATAAATCTGGGATGAGGTAATGCTAATTCCTCATCAATT
The window above is part of the Prochlorococcus marinus CUG1415 genome. Proteins encoded here:
- a CDS encoding cryptochrome/photolyase family protein, which encodes MNNPRILLWHRKDLRIFDNQALIKAFSLSNAITSTYILDKNYSHDFNANSRAWFLGNSLQELGNNWKKMGSRLVILKGDPVSIIPQLTKTIDAKFVIWNKSIEPYEINRDLQIKKVLKAINIQVIECWDHLLIEPSKIFSGNHKPYSVYGPFYKNLKSKMNLLGSYDEDKFTFQFKDIDNKFKNNHKIKSSDSVLEKFLQNIKFSGSKICPCRPGEKGAEILLETFINGKNIYSYNSTRDLPSYNGTSFLSASLRFGTISIRKVWNATLNLNSGFKNQENYLSIETWQKELVWREFYQHCLFHFPELERGPYRKKWHQFRWHNNNEWFQLWSNGETGVPIVDAAMRQLNSTGWMHNRCRMIVASFLVKDLLCSWQMGEKKFMEMLVDGDLAANNGGWQWSASSGMDPKPLRIFNPYIQAKKFDPLCEYIKFWIPELSKLSNSDLLNGEISNLEKNNYPKPIVNHHIQQRLFKSIYAEI
- a CDS encoding NUDIX hydrolase: MGNKKLKKKSIFKEKISELKSKKFSFEINRIQLPNGHEGEYGYIKHPGAALAVPITKDNKVIILRQYRFAVARYLLEFPAGTLEIGETPINSIKREIQEETGFSADKWDELGTLVPAPGYADEEIYLFLARDLSKLKSEVKGDLDEDIEVLILDPKELDNLISSGDEMLDAKTVTAWFRARQFLDEL